One window of the Rhipicephalus sanguineus isolate Rsan-2018 chromosome 4, BIME_Rsan_1.4, whole genome shotgun sequence genome contains the following:
- the LOC119390285 gene encoding cuticle protein 12.5-like, whose product MTGLRACILLALACAAYGGYVVPTYGGLGYHYGGYAPYSVYGTYAPTYGVYRAPVYRAPVYHTVPAPVKYVVQTPTVEAKVTDTYETQPAVPVSVSKTYTTTPVHTTVAVPAATKVVTYPTYNPTYYGYGVSPYGLSYGYGVGGYHYVPVLKK is encoded by the exons CTCCGTGCCTGCATCCTCCTGGCTCTTGCCTGCGCCGCCTATGGTGGCTACGTCGTGCCGACATACGGCGGTCTCGGCTACCACTATGGCGGCTATGCCCCGTACAGCGTCTACGGCACCTACGCCCCGACGTACGGCGTGTACCGTGCACCCGTCTACCGTGCCCCCGTGTACCACACCGTGCCAGCTCCGGTCAAGTACGTCGTGCAGACTCCCACGGTGGAGGCCAAGGTGACCGACACCTACGAGACCCAGCCTGCCGTGCCGGTGTCCGTGTCCAAGACCTACACCACCACGCCCGTGCACACCACAGTGGCCGTTCCCGCCGCCACCAAGGTGGTGACCTACCCAACATACAACCCGACCTACTACGGCTACGGAGTGTCCCCATACGGTCTGAGCTACGGCTACGGAGTCGGAGGCTACCACTACGTTCCAGTCCTCAAGAAGT AA